Part of the Desulfohalovibrio reitneri genome is shown below.
CTGACCCGGCAGAAGGGCTGCGGGACCCTGCTGCGCGCCCTGGCCAAACTGTCGGAGCGTGAGGATTTGCCCGCCTGGAAGGCCATGATCGTTGGCGACGGCCCGCTGCGCGGCGAGTTGGAGAGGCTTGCCGGTGAACTGGGCCTGTCCGAGCGGGTTTCCTTTCTGGGGCGCAAGGACTCGCGCGGATTGCTGCCGCATTTTGACGTGCTGGCCGCCCCTTCGCTGGACGGCGAGGGCTCGTCCGGCGTGGTCAAGGAGGGGTGGGCCACGCGGGTGCCCGTGGTGGTCTCGGACCTGCCGTCCTTTCTGGAGCTTGTGGAGCACGGCAAAAGCGGCCTGGTGTCCCGGCGCGGCGACGCCGACTCCCTGGCCCAGGCCCTTGCCCGCGTCCTGCGTGAGCCGGAGCTGGCCGGAAGGCTGGCCTCCAAGGGCTCGGAGCGCGTGCGGGAATATACCGACCGGGTCATGGGCGGCAAATATCTTGCCCTCTACGACAGCCTCTACGTCACGCCCTAAGGTATCGGTCCAAGGCGATCGGGGTGCTTCCTCCCCGAACCTTCCGCAAAGAAAAAGGCCGCCGCGCGAACGCGGCGGCCCTGTGAAGCCGTTGGTGTATGGGCGGAGCGCTACTGCACCTGCTGGATGCCGTCCAGCTTCCAGGAGGAGTCCCCGTCCGTCTCGTCGCGCACGAAGTGCCAGACCTCGCGGGCCTGTTCCGGGGCCTGGGCGGCGGAGTCCTCGCGAAGGGTGGCCTCGTAGTAGACCGTGGCCGTGGTGCGTCCGTTCTCGCGCTTGGCTTCCAGCAGGCGGGCCTCCAGAACGAGCACCTCGGTCTTGCTCGGCTCCGGGTCATCCTCAGCTTGGCGGGCGATTTCGTCGGCCACCGCCTCGGTGCAGAACTGCCGGATGTCGTCCAAGTCGCGGTTGTCCCAGGCCGTCTGCAGCCGGGTATAGACTATCTTGGCGCCGCGCAGGAATTCTTCGGCGTCGAAGCCCTCGGGCGTCTCAACCTTCTGGTCCTCGGGTTCGTCCTCCAGGTCGCGCGCGGCCGGGCCGGGGCCGTGGCCGGAGCGCTGTCCGCCCTGGAAGCGTTCCCACATCTGCTCGGCGCGCTGGTGCTGGCCGCCGCCTGAAGGCGGGCCGGAATCCATGCCGGAGCCGTGGCCGCTGGGCTGTCGCTGCTTGCCGCGCATGGCCCCCAGGACGCGCATGCCGATCCAGAAAATGAGCACGATGAACAGCAGGTCCATCATGCCGAAGCCGCCGAAGGGCATGCCCATGAAGAGACTGCCGAGCAGGGTGCCGGCCAGCAGGCCGCCGAACAGGCCGCCCATGGGCGAACGGCGCATGCCGGGGTTGGCCGCGCCCTGTTGTTGCCGGGTCGCGGACTGGCGGTTGACGGATTGGCTGGGGCCGGGCTTCTGGGCCGGGCTCTTGAACAGCGAACGGGAGCCGAAGGAGCGTCCTCCGCCGAAGCGTTTGGCTTCGGCGTCCTCGGGCATGACCACGGCCAGCGTTCCGAAGAGCATGAGGCCGATGCAGAAAAGACTGAGAAGACGGGGCATTGAATGTCCTTTGTCTACAGTGCGTTGCCGGAACCCGCGTTGCCGGATAACGCGGGCACGAAGTGAGAGGTATAACCGGACCGCGCCGGTGTAAAGAGGAGAACGCCGGAATCCGATCGTTTTGGTGGGGAGTCCGCTCCGGGGACCTACTCCACGAGCCCCAGGTTGCGCAGCAGGTGCAGAAACATGTGTTTGTCGATGGGCTTGGGGATGTAGGAGGTGGCCCCGCCCTTGTAGTAGGCCTCGACCACGTTCTTGGGGTCGTCCAGGGCGGTGGTCATGACCACCTTGACCTCGTCGGAGCCACGGATGCCGCGGTCCTTTTCGATCTGCCGGATTTCCTTGAGCGCCTGTTGCCCGTCCATCTCCGGCATCATGATGTCCATGGTGATGAGATCGTAGGGCCTGCCCTCGTCCAGGGCCATGCGGAAGGCCTCCACGGATTCCTGGCCGTTGACCGCGATGTCGCATTCGGCGTAGGGGGCCAGTATTTTCTGCAAGAGCTTGCGGGACGTGAAGTCGTCTTCCACGATGAGGGCGCGCATGAATCCTCCATGTTGCGAATAGATCAGCCGCCATTCTTAGAGTATTTTGGCGTGAAATCAAGGCGGGAGGCTTAGTGGGCCGCGAATTATCATCATCCGTCCGGGAGGGGCCGGTCGACCACGTGCGCCGCTTCCATGAGGCGGTGGCCGAATACATGGAACGCGGCGCGGACCCCGAGCCGCTGCGCATCAAGCTCGACCATTCCCTGCGGGTGCTGGCTGAGGCCGAGGACATCGTGGCCGAGGAGGGGGAGTGGCTTCGCCGCGCGAATCTCCCCGCCCGGGTGCCCCTGCTGGCCGCCCTGTACCACGATCTTGGCCGCTTTCCCCAGTACGTGGAGTGGGGCACTTTCTCCGACCCGGATTCCGCCAACCACGCCACCCTCTCGGTACGGGCCCTGCAGCGGGGCGGACTGCTGGCGGAACTGCCGCCGGGCGAACGCCGCGCTGTGCTGGCCTCGGTGGCCATGCACAACCGCCGTTTTCCTCCCAAGGGCCTGCCGCTGGGCATCGACGCCTGCCTGCGCATGGTGCGCGACGCGGACAAGCTGGACATCTGCCGGGTGATGCTGGAGCGGCTGGAGTCAACGGGGGAGGCCGCGAACGTGGTCAACCTGGGGCTGGCGGACGAACCAGAGACCTATACCCGCGAAATGCTGGAGCGTGTGGCCGCCGGGGAACTGGCCGACTACACCCGTATGCGCTATCGCAACGATTTCCGGTTGCTGCTGCTTTCCTGGGTGCACGACCTCAATACCGGTCGCGCGCGTCGCGCCTACGTGGAAAAGGGCCACCTGGAGCGGCTTCTGGCTGGGCTTCCTCCGGGGAAGGAGGTGGAGCGGCTGGGCGAATCGCTTCGCGCCGCCCTGCGGGAAGAGGGATAAGCGGACGGGCGGAGCGAGCGCCGCCTTGTCAAGGCGGGGTCCCCCGGCCTACTGTCCAGGAAGGGCCGTCGGGCGGCGAGGAAATTCATGCTGGACACCGTACTCATTCTCACACGCAGCGAACTGCACGGCAAGCGCGACCGGCAGTCCATCCAGGGCTTCGGCGCGGAGACCGTGAAGCACTTCCTCAAGGGCTCCGACGCCTTCGACTTTCTCACCCACAACAGCGCGGGCCTCATCCTCTGCGACACCGAGCTCGAGGATATGGACGGCGTACGGTTTCTGAAACTGCTGCGGCAGAACATGAACCTCAAGCAAATACCCGTGGTCATGGTGACCATGGAGAACCGCAAGAACAAGGTTCTGGACTGCATCTCCGCGGGATGCGCCGGCTACATCCTGCGGCCTTATTCCATGGACACCTTCGAACGCCACGTGCGGCTGGCCCTCAACCTGGAATCCTTCAACGAGATCGAGGAAATCCAATTGGAGGAGGCCAGGAACATGGTCAGCATGGGCGAGTTCGACGACGCCATCGAGGCCTACGAGGAGATCATCTCCGAGCAGGACGAGGCCCAGAAGTACTACGACATGGGCTGCCAGTTCCTCTACAAGCGCAAGTACGGCAAGGCCATCATCGCCTTCAAGAAAGCGGTCAAAATCAACACCCTCTTCGCCGAGGCCTTCAAGGGGCTGGCCGACGCCTACAAGGCCAAGGGCGACTACGAGAACTACAAGAAGTACCTCATGCAGGCGGCCAACGTGCACGCCGAGTTCGATCGGCTGGAGGAGACCAAGGAACTCTTCATCGAGATCCTCAAGTACGAGAACGACGCGCCCAACCCCTTCAACACCCTCGGAGTGAAGCTGCGCAAGGAGGGGGACCACGCCGGGGCGCTTCACGCCTACAAACAGGCCATCAAGCTCACGCCGGACGATGAGAACGTCTACTACAACAAATCCAAGGCCCACTATTTCATGGGCGACATCGAGGAGACCCTCACCAGCCTGCGCGAAGCCCTCAGCCGCAAGCCCGGCTTCACCGAGGCCCGCAAACTGTACGCGAACCTCGCGGGCCAGGAATGGGCCGCCCCCGCACAGGAGGGGGCCGGGGACGATGACCGCCCCGGGGCGCTGGTGGACGAAGACTAGGCGCGGCGCTTTCTAGAACGCGGTGGGACTGAAGCGCGCGGGATAAGCGATGAGTCCGGGCGTTTGCGGGATGAAGGCGCTGTTTCCGCAGTGCTTGGTCCGTTGGAAAAGACGGCCGAATCGTCCCTGGATGTCGCCAAACCGTTGCAAAACGGTCGCGGCGAGGGTAGCAGAAAGAAAAACCAGCAACCAAACCGCCCGCGAGGAACGGAGCGCGAGCAATGGACCAGACCACACCCGACGGCCCCAGGGAATTCATCGATCCGGAACTCGAACCCTTGCTGCCCAGGTTCTATGCCAACGTGCGCAAGGAACTGGACGCCATAGACAAAGCGCTCGGCCAGGGCGACCTGGGCGAGGTGCAGCGCATCGCCCACAGCATCAAGGGATCGGGCCTGGGGTACGGGTTCGAGGGCCTTGGCGCGCTGGGCGGCGAGATGGAAACCGCCGCCTCCAACGGGCATGAGGAAGCCATCATCCGAGAGATCATGGACGACGTCCGCTCCTACCTGGACACGGTCCAGGTGGAGTTTTTCGAGGAATAGCCGGGCCGGACAGCCCTTCTCCCCCGCCGCCTTTCCCAAGGGCGGCTCTTTTTCCGCCGTGTAGCCGGGAGTCTGAACGCTGTCGGCGCGTCCAACACCACACGTGCGCGCGAGCGGGTCTCGGAACGGCGTGCGCCCCTGGCCACGTATTTCGTATGGACAAAAGAAAAGCCCTCGCGGGCATTGTACCGCAAGGGCTTGAAATCTTTGGTGGAGACGAGGAGACTTGAACTCCCGACTTCCGCCTTGCGAAGGCGGCGCTCTCCCAACTGAGCTACGTCCCCAAAGAGAACCGCTACCTAATGGTAAACGCGGCCGAGGTCAAGGGGCCGGGTCAGCCGCCCAGGCAGTCCAGCACCGTGGCCGCCCTGTGGGCGTAGGTGTGCTCAGCCAGAATCAGCTCCCGCCAGGCGCGGATGAGGTCGGCCCGTTCAACGGGGCGGTGTTCGAAGCGCTGGAACATGCCGCCGATGCGCCCGGGATGGGCGAAGCTGATCTCCCGGGTCAGTTCGTCGGGAAAAAGAGACAGCCCCGGTGTGGCGTCGGACAGCAGCAGTCCCCCCGCGGCCCATACGTCGAAGTGGCGCTGGGTGAGTCCGGACGGAAGCAGGGGCGAGGTGCAACCCAGCACCGCCTGCGCCTGGGCGTAGATGGCCGCCAGCGGACCGTAATAATCCACAGGCCCGCGAAAGTCCGTGTCTTCCGGCAGGACATCGCGCCAGCCGGTATCGCCGAACACAGTCAGAGGCGTCTCCCCGGCTGCCGCCCGCAGGCAGGCGGCCCGCCAGGCGCGGCCCGATTCCTCCGCTCCGTAGCCGGGGTTCCTGGCCTGTCTGCCCGGCCACAGCTGGCCGGTGTTCAGCTTTTCGGCCCACCAGCCGAAATCCGGACGGTTGCCACGGGCTATTTTTTCCTGGGCCGCTGTCCAGTCATCCAGAGGGAGCCGTACCCCGGCGAAGAATCCCTTCTTGTCCGGGAAGGAGGAGCGGCCCACGAAGGCCAGCCGCCCGTCAACGCCCTGGTTCGGCGCGCTGTCCAGGTTCTCGAACATGTTCGGCCAGGCGGCCA
Proteins encoded:
- a CDS encoding Tim44 domain-containing protein yields the protein MPRLLSLFCIGLMLFGTLAVVMPEDAEAKRFGGGRSFGSRSLFKSPAQKPGPSQSVNRQSATRQQQGAANPGMRRSPMGGLFGGLLAGTLLGSLFMGMPFGGFGMMDLLFIVLIFWIGMRVLGAMRGKQRQPSGHGSGMDSGPPSGGGQHQRAEQMWERFQGGQRSGHGPGPAARDLEDEPEDQKVETPEGFDAEEFLRGAKIVYTRLQTAWDNRDLDDIRQFCTEAVADEIARQAEDDPEPSKTEVLVLEARLLEAKRENGRTTATVYYEATLREDSAAQAPEQAREVWHFVRDETDGDSSWKLDGIQQVQ
- a CDS encoding response regulator; amino-acid sequence: MRALIVEDDFTSRKLLQKILAPYAECDIAVNGQESVEAFRMALDEGRPYDLITMDIMMPEMDGQQALKEIRQIEKDRGIRGSDEVKVVMTTALDDPKNVVEAYYKGGATSYIPKPIDKHMFLHLLRNLGLVE
- a CDS encoding HD domain-containing protein; translated protein: MRRFHEAVAEYMERGADPEPLRIKLDHSLRVLAEAEDIVAEEGEWLRRANLPARVPLLAALYHDLGRFPQYVEWGTFSDPDSANHATLSVRALQRGGLLAELPPGERRAVLASVAMHNRRFPPKGLPLGIDACLRMVRDADKLDICRVMLERLESTGEAANVVNLGLADEPETYTREMLERVAAGELADYTRMRYRNDFRLLLLSWVHDLNTGRARRAYVEKGHLERLLAGLPPGKEVERLGESLRAALREEG
- a CDS encoding tetratricopeptide repeat protein; protein product: MLDTVLILTRSELHGKRDRQSIQGFGAETVKHFLKGSDAFDFLTHNSAGLILCDTELEDMDGVRFLKLLRQNMNLKQIPVVMVTMENRKNKVLDCISAGCAGYILRPYSMDTFERHVRLALNLESFNEIEEIQLEEARNMVSMGEFDDAIEAYEEIISEQDEAQKYYDMGCQFLYKRKYGKAIIAFKKAVKINTLFAEAFKGLADAYKAKGDYENYKKYLMQAANVHAEFDRLEETKELFIEILKYENDAPNPFNTLGVKLRKEGDHAGALHAYKQAIKLTPDDENVYYNKSKAHYFMGDIEETLTSLREALSRKPGFTEARKLYANLAGQEWAAPAQEGAGDDDRPGALVDED
- a CDS encoding Hpt domain-containing protein — translated: MDQTTPDGPREFIDPELEPLLPRFYANVRKELDAIDKALGQGDLGEVQRIAHSIKGSGLGYGFEGLGALGGEMETAASNGHEEAIIREIMDDVRSYLDTVQVEFFEE